GCTCCCAGATACGCGCCGTATGGTCGCTGCTCGAGCTGACCAGGTAACGGCCACAGGGGCTGAAGGAACACTGGTTGGCCAGATGGTCATGGTTCGCGCGGGCGATGGCGGTCCGGCTGTGGCCATCCCAGAGGATGAGCTGGTTGTCGTAGCCGGCCGTCGCGATGTATTGGTCTTGATAGGCGGAGATGCCGCTGATGGGGCCGATGTGTCTCATGGAAGTGTCTGCCTTTCTGGATGTCAGCGAAGCTTGAGGTTGTGATGGGTGCGAGAGACCTTGGCTCGCAGGTAGCGCTCGTTGTGGGCCGTCAGGTAGAGGCCGGTCGGAACCAGGTCCACGACCGAGATGCCATGCGCGGTGAGCTGGGCCGCCTTGTCCGGGTTGTTGGAGAGCAGCCGGATGTGGTTGACGCCGAGCGCGTTGAGCATGTCGGCGGCGCAGGCGTAGCTGCGCAGGTCGTCCTCGAAGTCGAGGCTCCGGTTGGCCTCGAAGGTGTCCATCCCCAGCGACTGGAGGTGGTAGGCGTCCATCTTGGCGTAGAGCCCGATTCCCCTTCCTTCCTGGCGCAGGTAGACGAGATAGCCGCCCTCGGAGTTGAGCCGGAAGAGTGCCTCGCGCAACTGCGCACCGCAGTCGCAGCGCTGTGAGCCGAAGACATCCCCGGTCATGCACTCGGAGTGGAGCCTGACCAGGGGCACGCGGCCGGGCTCCTTCGGGCCCAGCTCCACCACGATGTGCTCCTTGCCGTCGGACAGATTGTGAAAGGTATAGAAGACGCCCCTGGCGTACCCATCGAGAATGGGGATGGGGACGTTCCTCCTCACCGTGACGGAGGGGTTGGCATCGACGGGTTGTGGGATGGGTTGTGGCTGTATGGACATGGGATTCCAGAAGGAGAGACTCGAGCGGTGCGCTCTGGCGTGCCCAGGAATTCACCAGGGCTGTGCGGAGTGAGTGAGGGTCCGGGGGGGTGTGATGCGGCCGCGGCGGTCCCGAGCGAGACAATTCCCGGGAAATGGTTCCCTTGCTGGCTGACCAGCGCGCCGAGCAGCCACCACCACCCCAACGAAGATGCTCTGGCGGGGGTCTGGTGGTTCAAATGCAACCGGGTTGCATCATCCCGGGCGCGGAGCTACGAGGAGCGCCCACTGGACGCGGGCAGAGGTGGGCAGGCGGGCGCGCGAGGGCCACTTGGAGCACCTGCTCATCGAGTCCACCGGCATCTCCGAGCCCAGGGTGGACCTGGGACTCAGCCTTCGAGCCACACCTCGACGCGCCGGTTGCGCTCGCGGCCAGCCGGGTCCGTGTTGGGCGCCACCGGCATCTCCGCGCCGAAGCCCCGCACCTCCACGGCGTGGACGCCGCGCGCCGACAGCTCGGCGCCCACCCGCCTCGCCCACTCGAGGGAGAGCTTGTGGCTGGCGGCCGGGCTCGCTCCCGCGTCGGAGAAGCCCAGCAGCAGCAGCCGCTTGCCGGAGTGGCTCCGCAGGAAGAGCACCAGCCTCTCCAGGTCACGTTGGCCTCGTGAGTCGAGCGTGTCGCCGTCGGCGCGGAACCGGAAGTCCAGGCTGAGCCGCCGGGCCCTCTTCACGAGCTGCCGGTACTTCGGTGAGCACCGGGTGCAAGCCTCCACCACCTGGGCTTCGACGGAGAGGTCCACGAAGCCCTGCGCACGTACCGCCTCCTGGCCGGCCGGGGACAGCGCGAAGCCCACCAGGTTGGACATCATGGGCACCCGGGTGCCCACCGGCGTGTACAGGTACAGGCGGCGCGCGAGGGGGTAGCTCTCGGTGTTGACGGTGAAGGCCGAGGGGAACGTCGGGGGAGCCTCACCGCTGGCGATCGCCAGGGCCTTCGCGTTGCGCACGTAGGCCACGCCGATGAAGCCAATGCCCGAGGGATCACCCGCCACGTCATCCGACAGCTTGTTGCTGTCCTCGTACCGCTTCGCGCCGCCGGACAGCTTGTCCTTGTGGAGGACCAGATTCTGGAAGGTGTCGAAGGTGCCCGATCTGTCGTCACGTGCGTAGAGGCGGATGGGCCCCGTCGCGCCGCCCACCTCGGACCAGTCCTCGATCCGGCCGGAGAAGATGCCCTGGAGCTGCTCCACCGTCAGCTCGCGCACCGGGTTGGCGGGGTGGACGATGACGGCGATGCCATCGAGCGCCAACACGTGCTCGCCGCCGGGCAGCCGCACATCCCCGAGGCCGGCGGCCGTCAGCTTCTCGGCCTCGTCGTCCTTCACCGGGCGCGAGGCCATGCCCAGGTCGCACGTGCGCGCCGCCAGGCCCGTGAAGGCGGTGGCGCTGCCCTGCGCGTCGATACGGATGAGCTGCGGACGGGGCCGGCCGGACACCTGGGCCGAGATGTAGAGCTGATCGGCCTGGAGGCCCGCCACGCGCGATATCTCGCTGGCTCCCTTCTGCCTGAGGAAGGACTCCACCAGCGTCGGCATCAGCTCCGCGCCGACGGTGTTGGAGCCGCAGATGCGGAGCACCAGCTCGCCCGTGGCCTCCGGGTCCAGGGGCGCGGAAGGTGGGGCAGGGGACTCGGCCACGGCCACCGCCGCCGGGGGCCTGGTTCCGGAGTCACGCCGTCCCACCAGCGCGGCGGCGCCGACGAGCAGCACCAGCGCGAGGGAGACCCCGGCCAGGACGACTCCCCGCGTGCTCGCGGTCCCAGGTGCCCGACCAGCGGGGAGCGATTCGGGCTCGGGAGTGGACGGGCCGGTCAGGGCCTGGACGCGCGCCGCGGTGTCCGGGATGGCTCGCGGGACCGCATCGGAGGCACGCGCACCGCCACCCGCGGGACCGGAGCGCGAGAAGGGATTGGTGTGCTGTTTGCGGCTGGCCGGGGTGACGAGACTGGGCAGGGCGGGGGCAAGGGGCTCGCCCTCGACCGTCACGTCCAGGTCCAGATCCTCGTCCTGGGCCGAGCGCATCATTTGTTGGATGCGCTCCTCGACCTTAGCGCGCTCCTCGGCGAAGAGGGCCTGGATGGTGCGGGCCAGCTCGTCCCGGCGAGGCGCGCGGGGGCTGAGGCCTTCGAGCGCGGCCTCCAGCTCCTCACGGAACAGCCCCGCGGTGGGGTAGCGCCGGGCCGGATCCTTTTCCAGAGCGCGCATGCAGACGGCCTCCAGCCGCGCGTCCAGACCCGGCACGAGCCCCGCGAGTGGGGGAATGGGTTCCTGCAGCAGCTTCTGGAGCGTGGCGGCGGGGGTGTCGGCGTGCCACAGACGCTGGCCGGCGAGCAGCTCCCAGAGCACCACGCCCATGGCGAAGACGTCGGCGCGCCGGTCCATGGGCTGTCCGAGCGCCTGTTCCGGAGCCATGTAGGCCAGCTTGCCCTTGACGAGGCCGGCCTCGGTCACCTCTCCGGAGGAGAGCGCGGCCTTGGCGATGCCGAAGTCGACGAGCTTCACCTCTCCCTCGTAGGTGACGAAGAGGTTATGGGGGCTGACGTCGCGGTGGATGATGTGGAGGGGCGAGCCGTCGAAGTCGCGCAGCTCGTGGGCGTAATGGAGGCCGGCGAGGGCGTCGGCGACGAGGCGGCCCCAGAAGGAGGGGCCGGGCCGGTCGGGCCTGCGCAGGGTGGCGCGGATGAGCTTGTCGAGGGGCTGGCCGTCCAGGTACTCCATGGCGATGAAGGGGCCTGCGGCGTTCTCGCCCACCTCGAGGGTCTGCACGACATTGGGGTGGTGGAGCCGGGCGGCCAGGCGCGCCTCGTCGAGCAACATGGCCACCATGGGGGCCTGGTCGGTCATGTCCGAGCGCAACTTCTTGATGACGACGAGCTTCTTGAAGCCAACCGGGCCGCGCGCGAGGGCGAGGAACACCTCGGCCATGCCGCCGCGACCCAACGTGGCGAGCAGCAGGTACTTGCCGAGCTCCGCGTGAGGGGCTGCGGGAGCGGAGTTTCCAGGAGCCATGCACCGGGTTCGTAGACCCGTCACATTGCTTTGACGTGGAGCCCGGGTGTCGGCTCTGCAACATGAACCCTACCTGGCAAAAGCCCTGAGCGCCTCATCCCAGCTCATCCGGGAGCACCGTTCCACCCACCGCGCCACGGTCTCCGCTCCCGTTCGTGCGGCCAGCGCCACCACGGCGGCCTTCTCAAGCGGTGCATCGAAACGCTCGCGCGCGTCCCTGGCCAGCTTCTGCACGTCCACGGGGCTGGTCAGGTATGCCACCGCCAGGCCTCCCGGTCGGGTGAGCGCCTCGTAAGCTCGGCGCAACCGCTGGAACCCCTCCAGATCCTGGTGAGGTGGGTGCCGCGCCAGCGCGGCGAAGTATGCGCTCTTGACGGCGACCGGGTCCATCGTAGGCGCCAACCCCAATACGGCGAACGGCTCTTCGGGCGTCATATCAGCTGCTCTCATCCCCTTCCTCTGGAGAGACAGCCTTCGGGGGGCCTCTCTCGGACTCCTTCGGTGGCGCCGCGCCCTCCGCGGCGGGCTTCTTCTTCGAGCGTGACGCACGGCGCGCCGTGGTGCTCGCGGCCTTCTTCTTCCGCGAAGCTCCGCGCTTGCGCAGCCGGTACCCATGCTCGTGAGCCAACGCCTGCGCCTGCTCCACCACCGGGGCCTGGAGAACGGGTAACTGCTCCGACAGGGCCCGCATGAAGGCCTCCAGCACCGGGTGGAGGTACTGGCAAGGGGTGTTCATCCCCCCGGCGGCCACCACCGCCTCGGCGAGCGCCAGCACATTGGCGGCGCGGCGCTCCAGCCAGCGTTCCAGAATGCGCCTGGCGAGCGCCTCCCGACCGGACACCTCCATCGTCCGGAGCGCCTCGATATGCCCCGTGTTCCCAGGATGGGCCTCCAGGTACCGCACGGCGGCATCCCATGCCTCGGCGTCCGAGGAAGCATGGCGCACCGCCTCCTCGAGGAACTCCACCTGATAGGTCAGCACCCTGGGCGCGAACCGGCGCCAGATGCGCAGGCCGTCCCCGGTCAGCTTCATCGAGGAGTAGACCTGCTCCATCGCACCCTCCACCCCCATCAGCATCTGCTCTGCATCCTCCATGTCCCGCGCGCCGCGCAGCAGCCGCTCCAACTGCCGTCCTCCCTGCTTCATCCGACTGCGGTCCAGCAGGATACAGACGGCTTCGCTGAGTTCCCTCCGGAGCTCCTCGTTCGCGTCCTCCCAGCAGACATCCACCCATGACTCCACCAGGCCCGATGCGCAGGTAGACGCCACGCATTCGATCAACTCCATACGCTCAGAGGGCACGGCCCCACCCAGCCAGGACAGCAGGGAGGAGGCCTTCGTGGCGACCAGCCGGCCCAAGCCTTCCTGGAGCCACCCGGGTGCGTTTGGCGCCTCGGGGTTCTGCTCGCACCAGGCCAAGAAGGCCCGCGCCCAGAGGGGCGCGTTCGCGATCCGGGCCAGCAATTCCTGGTAGAGGCCCAGCGCCCGCGGCAGGGCCGCCCCCTCGAAGCGAAGCCCGGACACCGCCTGCACCACCCAGGGCTGGGCCGATGGTTGGAGCGCCGCGGCCTGAGCCAGGGTGCAGAGGGGTTCGGCGTCCTCGATGCGCGAGACGACTGTCTGCGCAAGCCCCGCGGCTACCACCCGCAGCGCCTGCAACGTAGGCGCGGACAGAGCCTCGGAGGCTCCTCCCTCACGCACCGCCCGGGCCAACAGCGAGGCTGACTTTGAGAGAGCGGCGTGCTCCTTGCCCTCCGCCGCCCGGAGCCACAGCTCTCGCGCCGCCAGCTGTCCCGCCAGCTCCCATATCGCTCGAGCTACCTCGGCGGGTGCCGCTCGTGCCCATGCCTCGGCGCGGCTGGCGAAGACGGGGAAGGGCTCGAGCGCGCACAAGGCGAGGAGCGCCTCTTCCACCTCCTCCAGCGAGCGGGGCGGCGGCAGGGAGACGCGCTGGCTCGGCGGTTCGATTCCCAGGAGCGAATCCACCGGGGGCAGGTGCTCGAGCGCCGGGGCGATGAGCTCTGGAGAGGGACTCCCCTCGGAGGAGAGCCAGCCATCCATCGCCCTGGCCAGAAGGGGCGCATGCGCTCGCGCCGGGTCGGTGAGGGGTTGCCACAGCCGCCGCGCGCGCTCCCAATCGCGGGCGCGGCCCGCCGCCCATACCAGTGGCCAGTAAGAGCTCGTTTCAAAAATGGACCAGGGAGCCTAGGTCATCTGACCTGCCTCCCCGGGATTGTTTCATAAATGAACCGCAGAGGTATCCAGACTTCCCTCTACGTACCTGGTGCTCATCCTCGCAAGCATGAGGCGCGAACTGGTCCCGGACGAGCTGTGGGCGAGGGTGGAGCCGCTGCTGCCACGACATCGCCGCAAAGGGAGAAGAGGTCGTCCATTGCGCGACGATAGGGCGTGCCTGCGGGGCATTATCTTCGTGCTCAGGACGGGCATCGCCTGGAGAGACCTGCCAGCCGAGGTGTTCGGGTGCAGCGGGGCGACGTGCTGGAGGAGGCTGCGAAAGTGGAGCCGAGCAGGAGTCTTCGAGAAGCTCCAGCGGGTGTTGCTGAACGAGTTGGGGCACAAGGGGCTCATTGACTGGAGCCGGGCCTCGTTCGACTCCAGCAGCCTACGGGCGATAAAAGGGGGGCCCAAACAGGCCCGAATCCAACGGACAGAGGAAAGGCGGGCAGCAAGCACCACCTGGTCGTAGACCGCCGGGGCCTGCCGCTGGCCACCTTGCTGTCGGCCGCCAACGTGCACGACAAGCGCGAGGCGCTGCCGCTCCTCGACGCCATCCTCCCCATCAAGGGGCCACGAGGCAGGCCACGCAGGCGTCCGGCGAAAGGGCACGGCGACAAGGGGTACGATTATGCCGATACCCGCCGGGGATTACGGAAGCGCCACATCGTTCCCCGCATCGCCCGCCGAGGCGTGGAGTCGAAGGAGCGTTTGGGACGCCATCGCTGGGTGGTGGAGCGCTCCCTGGACTGGTTCCACCAGATGAAACGCCTGCGGATTCGCGAAGAGCGGAACCCACAGATGCACCTGGCACTCCTTCGCCTTGGCCACTGCCTCCTTCTCTATCGCGTGCTTGAGCGCCATTTACGAAATGGCCCTGAATAGGCAGGGCATGTTACCTGACCTCTCAGGTCCATTTTTGAAACGAGCTCTAAATGGCCCAGGCCTCCTCTGGAGCCGCGCCTCGCTCCACCAGGCCGGGTTCGGCGTCCACGCGCACGGCCTGGGTGCTGAGCGTCCTCCAGGAGCCGCGGCGGTGCTGCTCCCGGACGGCCTGCCGGAAGAGGGCGGCGGCGCTGGGGAGCAGTTCCTCCCTCAGCGGCGGCGGCAGCCGCAGGAGCGCGGACAGCATCCCCTCCAGGTCCCCCCGTTTCTGGTACTTTCGGGCCTCCTCCAGCCACTGGCGGTGCTGGCGCCCGGTGCGGTCGTGCTTCTCCATGGCTCAGGGTTCCGGGGAGCCCGACCCGTGTTCGAGATTGAGGAAGAAATCCAGGAGCGCCTCCTCCGCGCGCTCGCGCGCCACGCCGTGGGCCTGCGCGTACTGGTCAAGAAGCCGCTTCAACTCGGCGCGGAGCTCGGGAGGGAGCTGCTCGAGCAGGGCGTGCCCCTTGCGCTCCACCGCGCTCTGCCCCCGCGCCAGGGCCGGGACGGCCTTGCCCACGTCCGCCACCGAGAGGGCCACCGTCTTGGCGTTCGTCGTGCCGGGTTGGCTGACGGATACCTTCACCACCCCGTTGAGATCGTAGGCGAACTCCACCCGCACCGGTGAGTTCGCGGGCCGGGGCTCGAGCGGGAACTCGAAGGCCCCCACCCGTGTGTTCTCCGAGGCTCGGCGCGACTCGCCCTGAAACACCTCCACCTGGACGAGCTCCTGCTCGGACACCAGGGTGTAGAACTCCTCCACCTTCGTTGTCGGCAACACCGTGTTGCGGCGGAGGACCGGGGCAAAGGTATCCGGCGTGGCGCTCCCGAGGTCGTCCTCTCCGATGACGCGCATGCCCAGGCTATGCGACGCCACATCCACGAGGATGCGTCCCACCGGCTCGCCGGACAACATGCCGGCCTGGATGGCCGCGCCCAGCCCCACGGCCAGGTCTGGATCCACTTCCTCATGGATGTCGACTCCGAATGCCTCCTCCAGCATCTGGCGGACCCGAGGGATCCGCGTCGAGCCTCCCACCAGGCATATCTTGGACAGCGACTGCCCCTCGAGCCGGGCCTCCGCCAGGGCCTGGCGGGTCAGGGCCACGGTGGACTCGAGCAGCGGCTCGATGAGCACCTCGAAGACGCGCCGCCGCACCTCCATCTCGAGGTGGATGGGCCTGCCTTGCGCTTGGGTGAGGAACTCCTCCTTCACGTGCACGGAGATGTCCGCGGACAGACGGATCTTCGTCTCCTCGGCCAGCTGGCGCAGGCGCGCCATGGCCCGCACGTCCTCGCGAGGCTCCACGCCCTGCTTCTTGAGCTCCTCGAGGAAGAGCTGAACGAGCTTGTCGTCGAAGTCGTCCCCGCCCAGGTGGGTGTTGCCCGCGGTGGAGCGCACCTCGCGCACCCCCTGGAACACCTCGAGCACCGACACGTCGAACGTGCCTCCCCCCAGGTCGTAGACGAGAAGGATTTCGGGCTCGGCCACACGGAGGGCCTCGGGATGCAGCACGCGCTCATACAGGAGCGAGGCGCTGGTGGGCTCATTGAGCAGCCGCAACACGTGCAGCCCCGCGCGCTGGCCGGCCTCAAGGGTTGCGCGGCGCTGGGCGTCATCGAAGTAGGCAGGCACGGTAATGACCACGTCACGCACGGGGACGCCGGTGGCCTTCTCGGCTCCCCGCTTGAGCGCGGACAGGATTTCGGCGGAGACCTCCTCGGGAGACACCTCGCGCCCGGCGATGGAGTAGCGGTGGAGCGTCCCCATCTTGCGCTTGGCCGAGCGGATGCACCGCTCGGGCCTCAGCATCTCGAGGTTGCGCGCCTCGCGCCCCACGACGACACGATTGTCCTCGTAGAGGACCACCGAGGGGACGATGCGACTGCCTTCCACTGGCACGGCCACCGGGCGGCCCTCAACCAGGTGGGCGATGACGGAGTTGGTCGTACCCAGATCGATTCCAAAGACATGGCTCAAGGGGTATTCCTCACGATGATGGCTTCGCCCTCGCGAATGAGGTGCTCGCCCCGCAGGGCGGCGGCGCGAACCACGCGGGCAATGGCGCCCTCGGCGAAGCTGGGGTGGGGCTGAGTGCCTACAATCCGGAACAGGCGCCCGTCGGGAATGTGGCCGATGGACGCCAAGCGCGTGATCCCGGAGGAGGTCAGAAAGCGCTCGATCCGGGCCGCCACTCCCATGAGTCCCGATGCGAGCGCCGCATCCGCCGCGACGCGGGAGGCCTCTTCGAGCAGATCCAAGGCATCCAGGAGCTCGTCCCAGGGGGGCTCGCTCCCCGAAGAGCTGCCCGACGTGGCGCCGCGGAGAGAAGAGAGCGAGCCCCTCAGCTCCGCGAGTCCCCCTTCCAGCTTGCGCTCCAGATCCTCGACATGGAGGGCCAGACGGGCCTGGGCCCGGGAGGACTTCTGGACGGTATCCAGAAGCAGGGTGCCCCAGGTGGGAGGCGACTCGGCAGGTAATGTGGCCCCGGGGAGTCCGGGCACTCCTGAACGTCCAATGAACAGGCGTCTCAGCCAGGTGAACATCAAATCAACGCCGAGCGTTTCCGACCGGCGCTCCATACAAAACAGAATTGGAGCCGTAGCTTCAGTTCACGCATCAACGCTCGCGCGGATGCGTCTCCCATTCTTCTCTCGATACGGACATTCCTGGGGCCTACTTCTCCCATGGGGCTCCATGGCATGACCTCGCCCGTCACGTCCAGTACTTCCTCCTCGCTTTCATCCCCCCTTGGGAAAGCCCTCTCCCATGAGCCGGTACAGGTAGGTGTCTGTTGTTGAGACCTTGAGGTGGTGCTCACGCTCAACCTTCAACCAGAACTCGCCTTCCCTTTGAAGGACCACCTGGGGCGTCTACCCGCTGGTCCACCCTATACGGTGGGGTGCTCCGGCAGTCCTCGCGTGCCACGGGCACCTCACACGGCAGCCTCCTCGCGGGCTACCGTCACAACTCGCTCATGCCCCCGCCGGTTCCAAGGAGCGGGTGGCCGCCATACCGGAGCCCGGCCTCGAGTCCGCCACTGTGTACGTCGTAGACTTCATGGAGCCCAGTGCCGTCACCACCCGGCCGGTGCCTGCCCGAGGCGCCCGTCGGAATACGCAGGCTGCGACCCGATCTTCGGAGAAGATGCTCAGGAGCGGCAGGAGAGTAGGGCTCATGCCGCCGTCCTGCCTGGTGTGTCTGGTACCAGCGCTGCCAGGTGCCGCCATCGTGCGGCCTGGCTCGACCAAGAGGTGAAACTCAGGCTTTTTCGTCAGGCAGGAGCGTGAGTAGCAGTTCGTCGTCCGGCCCGAGCGGTCGCCACCCGGGAGGAGGAGGCGTGGCGAGGAGCACATCACCAACTTTATCGGCACGCTCCCTATGAGTTTCTGGGGTGTCGGCGAACCACGAGCCGAGCGCCTTGGCAACTTTGAAACGGTTTGCGTCATCCAGCACGGCTGGCCAGCCGTTGGGAAGACACTCTGACAGTTCGCGCACAAGCACATCGCGGACAAAGCGCGTGACCTGCTTGCTCCGTTCCGCCTCGGCGAGCAGCCCGCTCAACACCTGTGCCCCTACGACATCGTCGGCACCAAGTTCCTCGGCCAGCGCAACCAGCGAAGCGGTGGGGCGGGCGTTCGCGAAGGCGGTAAGCGAATCGTAACCGCGCTCACGGACCCGCTCATACAGGCGGACCCTCCAGTTGCCTCGCCAAGCTTGTTCGCCGCTCATTGCCCTCTCCAGCGAGTGAACTCCATCGGGATACCATAGCGCCGCATACGATACGCGACGATGTCCAGGACCTCATTCCGCGTCAACATCCGGCCCGCCCTGGTCTCGGCTTGATTTAGCGCATCCATGACCATCCGGTTCCATTCACCAGGCCATTTGCGGCCTAGCTTCCAGTCGCCACCGCCGTGAATGGCCTCGTGGTATGCCTGCTCCATCTCGACGCAGAACTCGTTGATGTCCATCTCGCCCGTGAAGCCGCGCTTCTCGAACCACTCGCGGAACTCCTTGGGCATGACGTGGTGCCGCGGCGGCTCGGCCATGCCTGCCCCCGCTTTGCCCGTCTCGTGCATGGCCCCCACCTCGGGCCCATCGCCCAGCGCGTCCCTCACGCCCCTGGGTAGCTCGTTGTGCGCCTGTGCCAGCATCACCTGGCCCGCCTGAATTCGGACGGCGGCGCCGACGAGGGGCAGGGAGAGCACGCCCGCGCGCACCAGCTGGCGCACCAGTTCCACCCACTCGGCGGACGCGACAATCCGCGAGCCCATCATCACGCCGTCGCCGCCAACCGCCAGGCCGATGCCGACCAGGGCGGGAGCGGACGGAGGCACCGAGGGCAGCGAAAACCTCATGGTCGAGAGCATGGTGATGGACTCGATGGCCTCCTTGAGCAGCAGCAACTTCTGGAGGTTCTCCGCTGCCACGCGCATTCTCTCCACGGTGGCCGCGAACTCGTCCGTGAGGTGGCCTACCAGCGGGGGCACGTCTTGCGCCGCGGCCTCCACCATCCCGTGCTCCCGGGAGGAGAGCGCCGTCATGGCGGGCTCGAGCATCCTCTGTCTGCGCCACATGTCCGCGAAGAGCGTCTCCACGGGGTAGAGGTGCTGTCTGAGCGCGACGTCGGCGAGGTTGAGGGAGTCCACCCAGACGGCGAGCAGGAGTGAGCCCACCATGGCGGCTTCCAGCCGAGGGCCGGCGAGGCGCAATAGGGCGAGTTGCATGTCCGGGTCCTCCACCTCCGAGGCGGCGTTGGCCAGCCGGGAGGAGGCGGCGAGCTGGGCCTCCATCCACCGCAGTTGCTGGGCGCCGTAATCGACGTAGCGGAGGAAGACGCCGTTTCCGCTGGCGAGGCCACGCCCACTGGCCTTGAGCTTGGAGAGCTCTGCGGAGATGCGGCGGGTGGAGTCCGACACGTCGAGAACGGCACTGCGAAATGCCAGCTGGGCCGCGAGGGCGCTTTGCCGCGAGGCTCTCGCGCGAGAGGCCTCGTGCCAGTCCACTGGCCTGGCACCGGAACGAGGGGTGAAGACGAGAGGGTCGGTCTGGTCTGTGTCCAGGCGCACGACCCGGGAGGCAGTGCCACACCCGAAGAGGAGAACCATCATCACAGCCGTGCAGCACAGCTTCATGGGGATTCCTCCCGGCCATCTCTCCATGGGTAGCCAGTCTGGGAGGATCCAGCGGGTACGACAGCCCCCGGGACGGGGTTCACGGGAAGGTTATGCTGCCGAGGGTGACAAGCCAGCCTTCGTTTTCGTCCCCCAGCTTGAAGGTGCCCCGCGCCCCACATGGTGGTGGGCCGCAAGAATCACTACGGCCATCGAGAATCCCGGCACCGTCACGCTCCCGTCCAGCTTCGACTGACGTTTCTGCGCCTTGCTTCGATACCCGGCAGGCTCATATACCCGCCCCGTCCAGACGGACTGCGGCGAGCTGTTACGGATTTTAGACCACCCGTGCAGCCGGCGCGCTGATCCGAATATCCTTGAAGATTTCCCTCACCTGTAACGCTGCGCTACGGCGATCTCCCATATCGACCAAGACGTCGAGGGTCCTCCGCATCTTCTGAGCCACTCGGCGGTCCGTGGGTCGTCACCGTTGACAGCGTCAGGTCAGTAAAGGCCGCAGTGGAACGAACGGTAAGGCGCGTTCGCAGAGGGTAAGGATAAACGCTTGTGTGCTCGTCCGAACACTTGGACCCGCCGATCCAACAGCTCCAAGTGCCCGTTTCCAGAAGAGAAACGACTCGGTAGGACAGAGGAATCGAACCTCCCAGGGACATGTCTCCATGCCCCCCACCGGTTTTGAAGCCCCATCGCCCGGATCGGC
This is a stretch of genomic DNA from Archangium violaceum. It encodes these proteins:
- a CDS encoding NUDIX hydrolase, which gives rise to MSGEQAWRGNWRVRLYERVRERGYDSLTAFANARPTASLVALAEELGADDVVGAQVLSGLLAEAERSKQVTRFVRDVLVRELSECLPNGWPAVLDDANRFKVAKALGSWFADTPETHRERADKVGDVLLATPPPPGWRPLGPDDELLLTLLPDEKA
- a CDS encoding DUF2380 domain-containing protein, whose translation is MKLCCTAVMMVLLFGCGTASRVVRLDTDQTDPLVFTPRSGARPVDWHEASRARASRQSALAAQLAFRSAVLDVSDSTRRISAELSKLKASGRGLASGNGVFLRYVDYGAQQLRWMEAQLAASSRLANAASEVEDPDMQLALLRLAGPRLEAAMVGSLLLAVWVDSLNLADVALRQHLYPVETLFADMWRRQRMLEPAMTALSSREHGMVEAAAQDVPPLVGHLTDEFAATVERMRVAAENLQKLLLLKEAIESITMLSTMRFSLPSVPPSAPALVGIGLAVGGDGVMMGSRIVASAEWVELVRQLVRAGVLSLPLVGAAVRIQAGQVMLAQAHNELPRGVRDALGDGPEVGAMHETGKAGAGMAEPPRHHVMPKEFREWFEKRGFTGEMDINEFCVEMEQAYHEAIHGGGDWKLGRKWPGEWNRMVMDALNQAETRAGRMLTRNEVLDIVAYRMRRYGIPMEFTRWRGQ
- the grpE gene encoding nucleotide exchange factor GrpE, whose translation is MPGLPGATLPAESPPTWGTLLLDTVQKSSRAQARLALHVEDLERKLEGGLAELRGSLSSLRGATSGSSSGSEPPWDELLDALDLLEEASRVAADAALASGLMGVAARIERFLTSSGITRLASIGHIPDGRLFRIVGTQPHPSFAEGAIARVVRAAALRGEHLIREGEAIIVRNTP